A single window of Agromyces aureus DNA harbors:
- a CDS encoding fluoride efflux transporter FluC, with product MIWLAIATALAGGIGAAVRFGLDGVVTAHSRYRIPLGTPVINVTGSLLLGFVTGLATDGASAEVRTIVGVGFLGGYTTFSTASTQNSDLVRKGHPFLAIVYGAGMLAGSLLAAGFGLWIGMALT from the coding sequence ATGATCTGGCTCGCGATCGCGACTGCACTCGCCGGCGGCATCGGCGCGGCTGTGCGCTTCGGACTCGACGGCGTCGTGACCGCACACAGTCGGTACCGCATCCCACTCGGTACGCCGGTGATCAACGTGACGGGCTCGCTCCTCTTGGGCTTCGTGACGGGACTGGCGACAGATGGTGCGAGCGCGGAAGTTCGCACGATCGTCGGCGTGGGATTCCTCGGGGGCTACACCACGTTCAGCACCGCGAGTACTCAGAACAGTGACCTGGTGCGGAAGGGCCACCCCTTCCTGGCCATCGTCTACGGGGCAGGCATGCTGGCAGGCTCGCTCCTCGCCGCAGGATTCGGACTCTGGATAGGGATGGCATTGACATGA
- a CDS encoding substrate-binding domain-containing protein gives MSVLAVVSTLGFIWIGSHAQAEPDATRIACDETSVDPIVIVADPSIAGAVDYTSSRLPVATNSGRCLLAKVVSQSSSDSVASIAAGQFDGDVWIPGSGVWIQRLAALTESLGRTTPEIENRGSLAVSPVVLGVPAAHAASVEAEPITWARVRDREIVAVLPDPQSSAASVAALYAVRSVSSADDPRQFAGALMSLGKQIPASADAAISTALAADEPTPVILTEVEVAEHNRDNPDDPLVAEYPTDGTVMLDYPFVVMPDEEADDGRTALISEFEHEIRQATQPMDTVGLRRVDGSGVLAIAGVSPSLPDAAAALQAAQQTQEIGAAQLDILRLWGIMTLRSRMLAVIDVSGSMEEPAENGLRRIDIFQQAAGGALGQFSGEVQLGVWIFSTARAGEQDWEDLSPIAPLADSTHTAQVMQIVGSLHQRLGGATGLYDTTLAAVQRVRDGYDPEMVNSVLLITDGKNDDENGIDLPTLLAKLQEQNDPLKPVPVIMVGFGPDTDLAAMQQIAATGGAAYSATRPEDLSAVLVDALYQRGCRPDCG, from the coding sequence ATGTCGGTCTTGGCCGTCGTCAGCACGCTCGGCTTCATCTGGATTGGGAGCCATGCCCAGGCCGAACCCGACGCGACTCGCATCGCATGTGACGAGACCTCGGTCGACCCGATCGTGATCGTCGCGGACCCATCAATCGCGGGCGCCGTGGACTACACGTCCAGCCGCCTGCCGGTGGCGACGAACTCGGGGCGATGCCTCCTCGCCAAGGTGGTATCGCAGAGTTCGTCGGACAGCGTCGCCTCCATCGCTGCCGGGCAATTCGACGGCGATGTCTGGATCCCCGGTTCCGGCGTTTGGATTCAGCGACTGGCGGCTCTCACTGAATCCTTGGGGCGTACTACGCCCGAAATCGAGAATCGCGGTTCGCTCGCGGTGTCGCCGGTCGTCCTCGGCGTGCCCGCGGCGCACGCCGCCTCAGTCGAAGCGGAACCGATCACCTGGGCGCGCGTTCGAGACCGCGAAATCGTCGCCGTGCTGCCCGACCCGCAGTCCTCGGCAGCGAGCGTGGCCGCCCTCTACGCGGTGCGCAGCGTCTCGTCGGCAGACGATCCGCGTCAGTTCGCCGGCGCGCTGATGTCGCTCGGCAAGCAGATCCCGGCATCGGCCGACGCGGCGATCAGCACCGCGCTCGCCGCCGATGAGCCGACCCCGGTCATCCTGACCGAGGTCGAGGTCGCCGAGCACAACAGAGACAACCCCGACGACCCACTCGTCGCCGAGTACCCGACCGACGGGACGGTCATGCTCGACTATCCGTTCGTCGTGATGCCCGACGAGGAGGCGGATGACGGGAGGACCGCGCTGATCAGCGAGTTCGAACACGAAATCAGGCAGGCTACACAGCCGATGGACACCGTGGGTCTCCGGCGGGTCGACGGCTCCGGCGTATTGGCAATCGCCGGGGTGAGTCCCTCACTTCCAGACGCGGCCGCCGCGCTCCAAGCCGCCCAGCAGACGCAAGAGATCGGTGCTGCGCAGCTGGACATTCTCCGGTTGTGGGGGATCATGACGCTTCGCTCGCGAATGCTCGCGGTAATCGACGTATCGGGGTCGATGGAAGAGCCCGCCGAGAACGGCCTGCGCCGAATCGACATCTTCCAGCAGGCGGCCGGCGGCGCGCTCGGGCAGTTCTCCGGCGAGGTCCAACTGGGCGTGTGGATCTTCTCCACGGCCCGAGCAGGGGAACAGGATTGGGAAGACCTCTCGCCCATTGCGCCACTCGCCGACAGCACGCACACAGCGCAGGTGATGCAGATCGTCGGTTCGCTGCACCAGCGCCTTGGCGGCGCGACCGGCCTCTACGACACAACTCTGGCCGCGGTGCAGCGGGTACGTGATGGCTACGACCCGGAGATGGTGAATTCGGTGCTGCTGATCACCGATGGCAAGAACGACGACGAGAACGGCATCGACCTGCCCACGTTGCTCGCGAAGCTGCAGGAGCAGAACGACCCGCTGAAGCCGGTGCCGGTGATCATGGTCGGGTTCGGTCCTGACACCGACCTCGCCGCGATGCAGCAGATCGCTGCGACCGGGGGCGCCGCCTACTCGGCGACGCGGCCGGAGGACCTCAGCGCGGTGCTCGTCGACGCGCTGTACCAGCGGGGCTGCCGGCCCGATTGCGGGTGA
- a CDS encoding alpha/beta fold hydrolase: MTFVTTEDGAEIFFKDWGSRDAQPIMFHHGWPLSADDWDAQMLFFLGKGYRVIANDRRGHGRSSQISTGHDMDHYASDANAVVEHLDLRNAIHIGHSTGGGQVARYVAQYGEPQGRVAKAVLVSSVPPIMVQTDANPDGTPISVFDGFRDALAANRAEFYQVVASGPFYGFNRAGAAISQPVIENWWRQGMMGSALAHYEGIKAFSETDQTEDLKAISVPVLVTQGDDDQVVPYKDASVKQAELLRNATLKIYEGYPHGMLTTHADVINPDLLAFLQG, encoded by the coding sequence ATGACGTTTGTCACCACGGAAGATGGCGCAGAAATCTTCTTCAAGGACTGGGGCAGTCGCGATGCCCAGCCCATCATGTTCCACCACGGCTGGCCGCTGTCCGCGGATGACTGGGACGCGCAGATGCTCTTCTTCCTCGGAAAGGGCTACAGGGTCATAGCGAACGATCGGCGAGGTCATGGCAGGTCCTCACAGATCAGCACCGGCCACGACATGGATCACTATGCGAGCGACGCCAACGCAGTGGTCGAGCACCTGGACCTGCGCAACGCAATCCACATTGGCCACTCGACCGGCGGTGGCCAGGTCGCGCGTTACGTCGCCCAATACGGAGAACCACAGGGGCGAGTCGCGAAGGCCGTCCTCGTATCCTCCGTGCCCCCGATTATGGTGCAGACCGATGCCAACCCTGACGGAACGCCCATCTCAGTTTTCGATGGATTCCGCGACGCGCTGGCGGCGAACCGCGCTGAGTTCTATCAGGTGGTGGCCTCTGGGCCGTTCTACGGCTTCAATCGCGCCGGCGCCGCCATCTCGCAGCCCGTGATCGAAAACTGGTGGCGCCAGGGGATGATGGGCAGTGCACTGGCCCACTACGAGGGCATCAAGGCCTTCTCTGAGACGGACCAGACGGAGGATCTGAAGGCAATCTCCGTGCCTGTTCTGGTCACTCAGGGTGACGACGACCAGGTCGTGCCCTACAAGGACGCGTCTGTGAAGCAGGCTGAACTTCTCCGCAACGCGACCCTCAAGATCTACGAGGGCTACCCACACGGCATGCTCACCACGCACGCCGACGTCATCAACCCCGACCTTCTCGCCTTCCTCCAGGGGTAG
- a CDS encoding NADP-dependent oxidoreductase produces MRAIGFNVFGGPEVLHELEHPDPEPRSDEVRIRVAASTVNNGDTYMRKGQVGSLAHRPPWVPGMEAAGVIDQVGAIASSRFAVGDPVTAFVIPTDPRGGAYGELAVTSTRRVIEIPKGSTVSEAATLPMNGITAHLLLNAMSLRPGDVVAVIGAAGAVGGYVVELAHAAGFTVIADAAPSDRELVARLGADIVVPRGEQVLRAIHAAADGEVDAVALTTAPWLDAASIVRPGGVVATAVGISDGAQLSAARRRGVQIVPVRVDLEEDPAPMLELLRQLTEEGALSLRVADELPARDAAEAHRRLEAGGLRGRQVLRFD; encoded by the coding sequence ATGCGTGCGATCGGCTTCAATGTGTTTGGGGGGCCAGAAGTGCTCCACGAGCTCGAGCATCCGGATCCCGAGCCTCGATCGGACGAGGTGCGGATTCGTGTCGCGGCGTCGACGGTGAACAACGGCGACACGTACATGCGCAAGGGGCAGGTGGGCTCGCTCGCGCACCGCCCGCCCTGGGTGCCCGGTATGGAAGCCGCGGGTGTCATCGATCAGGTCGGCGCGATCGCGTCATCGCGGTTCGCAGTCGGCGATCCAGTGACGGCATTCGTCATACCCACGGACCCGCGGGGCGGCGCGTACGGCGAGCTCGCGGTGACCTCTACCAGGCGCGTGATCGAAATTCCGAAGGGCTCCACAGTCTCGGAAGCGGCGACCCTGCCGATGAACGGGATTACCGCGCATCTGCTTCTCAATGCGATGAGCCTCCGGCCAGGTGACGTCGTCGCGGTCATCGGGGCGGCCGGCGCGGTTGGTGGCTACGTGGTCGAGCTTGCGCATGCGGCTGGATTCACGGTGATCGCCGATGCAGCTCCGAGCGACCGAGAACTCGTCGCACGGTTGGGTGCCGACATCGTGGTCCCGCGCGGGGAGCAGGTACTTCGTGCCATCCATGCTGCTGCCGACGGTGAGGTCGATGCTGTGGCTCTGACGACCGCCCCATGGCTGGATGCCGCCAGCATCGTGCGCCCGGGCGGCGTCGTGGCGACTGCCGTCGGGATTTCGGATGGCGCCCAGCTGTCGGCCGCACGTCGTCGAGGAGTGCAAATCGTTCCAGTTCGTGTCGATCTGGAAGAAGATCCCGCACCGATGCTCGAGCTGCTCCGGCAGCTCACCGAGGAAGGGGCGCTCAGCTTGCGCGTGGCGGACGAGCTCCCCGCTCGTGACGCCGCAGAGGCGCACCGGCGTCTCGAGGCCGGTGGGCTTCGCGGTCGGCAAGTTCTGCGATTCGATTGA
- a CDS encoding cupin domain-containing protein — MDSSDVSAPHHETPTYGNPDLPAEGVVNTVDNPASTVMDGPRNPALEEQFPSSVIAPPTDVSTQPFFWSSFNISPRRVQDGGWAREVTQSDFAISDEIAGVNMYLEAGGIRELHWHQTAEWALMTRGGCRVTTLSRAGLPSVEDVFAGDLWFFPPGLPHSLQGLGPDGAEFVLAFDDGAQSESNTLLLTDWFAHTPPDVLAKNFGVAQEVFQDIPLHDLWIFPGEVPGDLEADQLAAGVQWGGTEPVIFRLGQSVPVHENSGGRIQIADSSNFPASTTVAAALTTVEPGGMRELHWHPNADEWQYFLQGSARMTVFNTGPHANTMDFKAGDVGLVRRNLGHYVENTGDEPLIFLETFRSDHYEEVSLANWLAHLPPKLVAQHLNIPEEVIAMFPRQTQGIVPLR; from the coding sequence ATGGACTCAAGCGACGTCTCAGCGCCCCACCACGAAACGCCGACGTATGGAAACCCCGACCTTCCGGCGGAAGGTGTGGTGAACACCGTCGACAATCCGGCGAGCACGGTGATGGACGGACCGCGGAATCCGGCCCTCGAGGAGCAGTTCCCCAGTTCCGTCATCGCACCGCCGACGGATGTCAGCACGCAACCCTTCTTCTGGTCGTCGTTCAACATCTCGCCGCGTCGGGTGCAGGACGGAGGATGGGCACGCGAAGTGACCCAGAGCGACTTCGCGATCTCCGACGAGATCGCGGGCGTGAACATGTACCTGGAGGCCGGCGGAATTCGTGAACTGCATTGGCACCAGACGGCAGAGTGGGCCCTGATGACCCGCGGTGGCTGCCGAGTGACCACGTTGAGCCGCGCTGGACTGCCGAGCGTCGAAGACGTCTTCGCCGGAGACCTCTGGTTCTTCCCGCCTGGCCTTCCGCATTCCCTCCAGGGGCTCGGGCCCGACGGTGCAGAATTCGTCCTCGCGTTCGACGACGGCGCTCAGTCCGAGAGCAACACGTTGCTTCTCACCGACTGGTTCGCCCACACACCCCCCGACGTCTTGGCGAAGAACTTCGGGGTCGCGCAGGAAGTCTTTCAAGACATCCCGCTGCATGACCTGTGGATCTTTCCCGGCGAAGTACCGGGCGACCTGGAGGCCGACCAACTCGCGGCCGGCGTCCAGTGGGGCGGGACCGAGCCGGTGATCTTCCGGTTGGGCCAGTCCGTACCGGTGCACGAGAACAGCGGCGGGCGCATCCAGATCGCCGACAGCTCCAACTTCCCCGCTTCCACGACGGTGGCGGCAGCGTTGACGACGGTCGAGCCGGGCGGCATGCGCGAACTCCACTGGCACCCGAACGCCGACGAGTGGCAGTACTTCCTGCAAGGATCCGCGCGGATGACGGTGTTCAACACCGGCCCACACGCGAACACGATGGACTTCAAGGCCGGCGATGTCGGGCTGGTGCGTCGTAACCTCGGCCACTACGTGGAGAACACGGGTGACGAGCCCCTGATCTTCCTCGAGACGTTCCGCAGCGACCACTACGAAGAGGTTTCGCTCGCGAACTGGCTTGCGCATCTGCCGCCCAAGCTTGTCGCGCAGCACCTCAACATCCCCGAAGAGGTCATCGCAATGTTCCCGCGGCAGACGCAGGGCATCGTGCCCCTGCGATGA
- a CDS encoding DUF1345 domain-containing protein, which translates to MVSAFVGFAVAVPVGFALGFASALLAGWAAGAGTATVWILLMIWPMDAAATRSHAVREDPGRRFARLLAIVGSLISLGAVAVVLIETKDAGEVESFLLAGVSVLSVAASWALIQTDYLLRVAREYYTDPIGGIDFNQDDDPMYTDFAYFSFGLGMTYQVADTNVRTNAVRRIVLAQTLLAYLFGAVILATVINLVTGLG; encoded by the coding sequence GTGGTCTCGGCGTTCGTCGGATTCGCGGTGGCCGTGCCGGTCGGTTTCGCCCTGGGGTTCGCGTCCGCATTGCTCGCCGGCTGGGCTGCGGGTGCCGGCACGGCCACGGTGTGGATCCTGCTCATGATCTGGCCCATGGATGCGGCTGCGACGCGATCGCATGCGGTACGCGAGGATCCCGGGCGACGGTTCGCCAGGCTCCTGGCGATCGTCGGGAGCCTGATCAGCTTGGGCGCTGTGGCGGTCGTGCTGATCGAGACCAAGGATGCCGGCGAGGTCGAATCGTTCCTGCTGGCCGGGGTGTCGGTGCTCAGTGTTGCGGCATCTTGGGCCCTCATCCAGACCGATTACCTGTTGCGGGTGGCACGCGAGTACTACACCGATCCCATCGGTGGCATCGATTTCAACCAGGACGACGATCCGATGTACACGGACTTCGCCTACTTCTCGTTCGGGCTCGGCATGACCTATCAGGTGGCCGACACGAATGTGCGAACCAACGCGGTTCGCCGCATCGTGCTGGCTCAGACGCTGCTCGCGTATCTCTTCGGCGCGGTCATCCTGGCGACCGTGATCAACCTCGTCACCGGTTTGGGCTGA
- a CDS encoding DNA-3-methyladenine glycosylase, translating to MSIESGYRPTTRAFFVRDVLVVAPELLGCVVAKSDEDGTVAIRITEVEAYAGERDPGAHSFRGLTARNATMFGAAGHVYSYFSYGLHHAVNLVTGHPGQPYGCLIRAGDVIEGEELAGTRRAARRPKSPVPHTELARGPGSVAQALGVTLANNGDDLFGGSWSFLVPDAPWRLDRSSGPRVGVSGLGGDAAMYPWRYWITGDPTVSAYRAAKNPRTPRRYGTEHDRTSPT from the coding sequence ATGTCGATCGAATCGGGCTACCGGCCCACGACGCGCGCCTTCTTTGTTCGCGACGTGCTGGTCGTCGCGCCCGAGCTGCTCGGCTGCGTGGTCGCGAAGAGCGATGAAGATGGCACGGTGGCCATCCGGATCACCGAAGTCGAGGCGTACGCAGGCGAGCGCGATCCCGGTGCGCACTCATTCCGCGGATTGACGGCCAGGAACGCGACCATGTTCGGGGCCGCCGGTCACGTCTACAGCTACTTCAGTTACGGCCTGCATCATGCCGTGAACCTGGTGACCGGCCATCCCGGCCAGCCATACGGATGTCTCATCCGCGCCGGAGACGTCATCGAAGGGGAGGAACTCGCCGGAACGCGTCGAGCGGCCCGACGGCCGAAGTCACCCGTTCCGCACACGGAACTCGCTCGCGGACCCGGGTCTGTTGCCCAGGCCCTCGGGGTGACGCTTGCGAACAACGGCGACGATCTCTTCGGCGGTTCGTGGAGTTTCCTCGTTCCCGACGCACCGTGGCGGTTGGATCGCTCGTCAGGGCCGCGTGTCGGCGTGAGCGGCTTGGGCGGCGATGCTGCCATGTATCCGTGGCGGTATTGGATCACAGGTGACCCCACCGTCAGCGCATATCGGGCGGCGAAGAACCCGAGGACGCCGAGACGGTACGGCACCGAACACGACCGAACGTCTCCGACGTGA
- a CDS encoding GNAT family N-acetyltransferase, protein MTKVNVRRMTSAEYEQWQIAIAEEYADEQVTAGRWQREGAVQRARDENSQLLPDGPATARMLVLRGVDAAGDPVGRAWVGLDHPRGIPDVAFLYDIEVIEARRGSGLGRALLEAVEEATRQAGSGALELNVFGRNRSAISLYSSSGYDVVTQQMRKTF, encoded by the coding sequence GTGACGAAGGTGAACGTTCGGCGGATGACTTCGGCCGAGTACGAACAGTGGCAGATCGCGATCGCGGAAGAATACGCGGATGAGCAGGTCACGGCCGGGAGATGGCAGCGGGAGGGAGCGGTGCAGCGCGCTCGTGATGAGAACTCGCAGTTGTTGCCTGACGGCCCGGCGACGGCCCGGATGCTGGTACTCAGAGGCGTGGATGCCGCCGGCGACCCGGTCGGCCGCGCATGGGTGGGTCTCGACCACCCACGTGGCATTCCGGATGTCGCGTTCCTCTACGACATCGAAGTGATCGAGGCCAGACGGGGAAGCGGACTTGGGCGGGCTCTCCTCGAGGCAGTCGAGGAGGCGACCAGGCAGGCCGGTTCGGGCGCGCTGGAGCTGAATGTCTTCGGGCGCAACCGCTCCGCCATCTCGCTATACAGCTCGTCCGGCTACGACGTCGTCACGCAGCAGATGCGTAAGACCTTCTGA
- a CDS encoding nuclear transport factor 2 family protein — protein sequence MTRNDDLVRRIDALEAIEEIKKLKARYFRFVDEKRFDELLSLFTPDAHLVTDGITWSSPKQFADTIRDLVGAAPTVHHGHMPEIEITGANTASGIWAMEDLLTFPAAVDAPDGHRGYGQYRETYARVGDAWLIDGLTLTRLRMDSLDNWAVAGADGLDD from the coding sequence ATGACCAGAAATGACGACCTCGTTCGCCGAATCGACGCCTTGGAGGCGATCGAGGAGATCAAGAAACTGAAGGCCCGATACTTCCGCTTCGTAGATGAAAAGCGCTTCGACGAGCTGCTCAGTTTGTTCACACCCGATGCGCACCTCGTCACCGATGGCATCACCTGGAGTTCACCGAAGCAGTTCGCAGACACGATCCGCGATCTTGTCGGGGCAGCACCCACCGTGCATCACGGACACATGCCGGAGATCGAAATCACAGGGGCGAACACCGCATCAGGAATTTGGGCGATGGAGGACCTGCTCACGTTTCCAGCAGCAGTGGACGCCCCGGACGGGCACAGAGGCTACGGCCAATACCGTGAAACCTACGCGAGAGTCGGCGACGCCTGGCTCATCGACGGCCTCACTCTCACACGATTGCGGATGGACTCGCTGGACAACTGGGCGGTCGCAGGGGCCGACGGACTCGATGACTGA
- a CDS encoding LysR family transcriptional regulator → MLLEERSVSRAADRMFMSQPALSAALSRLRRHFGDELLVRSGNKYVLSPLGTELLETVTQASGALTRVFSAQADFRPEESSREFRLVCSDYVSVVFGAALSRTLSAAAPNVMLRMDHVQDAIVDNAPDSLREIDGLILPHGYLEHLEFIDLFTDRWRCLVDASTAMSPLTVAELGARPWATTYSGRTAIVAATRALHLLGVYPQMQVTTRSFLTLPDVVAGTDRVAFVPESLVERFEQRRDVVAIDCPIAIPGIKQAFWWSPSHAQDAGHRWLRSKVADVAASLEQMPPTSTPSHD, encoded by the coding sequence ATGCTGCTCGAGGAGCGCAGTGTCAGCCGGGCCGCAGACCGGATGTTCATGAGTCAGCCCGCGCTCTCCGCAGCACTCTCCCGACTTCGCCGGCACTTCGGCGACGAACTCCTCGTGCGCTCCGGCAACAAGTACGTCCTCAGCCCGCTCGGAACCGAGTTGCTCGAAACGGTGACGCAGGCGAGCGGAGCCCTCACCCGCGTCTTCAGCGCGCAGGCCGACTTCCGGCCGGAGGAGAGCAGTCGTGAGTTCCGCCTGGTGTGCTCCGACTACGTCTCCGTGGTGTTCGGGGCCGCGCTCTCGCGAACCCTCTCAGCTGCGGCACCGAACGTGATGTTGCGTATGGACCACGTACAGGACGCGATCGTTGACAACGCCCCCGACTCGCTCCGCGAGATCGACGGCCTCATCCTGCCGCATGGCTACCTCGAGCACCTCGAGTTCATCGACCTATTCACGGACCGGTGGCGGTGCCTCGTCGACGCGAGCACTGCGATGAGTCCTCTGACGGTCGCCGAACTGGGAGCCCGACCGTGGGCGACAACGTACAGCGGGAGGACGGCGATCGTCGCGGCGACGAGGGCCCTGCACCTGCTCGGCGTGTATCCGCAGATGCAAGTCACCACCCGCAGTTTCCTCACGCTCCCCGATGTTGTCGCCGGCACCGACCGTGTGGCGTTCGTGCCTGAGTCGCTCGTCGAACGATTCGAGCAACGACGCGATGTCGTCGCCATCGACTGTCCGATCGCGATTCCGGGAATCAAACAAGCGTTCTGGTGGAGCCCGTCGCATGCGCAAGACGCCGGCCATCGGTGGCTGCGGAGCAAAGTCGCCGACGTCGCAGCAAGCTTGGAGCAAATGCCTCCGACGAGCACTCCCTCGCACGACTGA
- a CDS encoding fluoride efflux transporter FluC — translation MRDYLAFRWLALVAVGGAVGTALRMAVSAIVPSEGPFPISVIVVNLSGAFILGWLLEALALRGQDTIARRGIRLGVGTGVLGGYTTYSAFAVASDGLIDTDNLAVGLVIALPTVIVGVVLASLGAATARTLQRTGQGR, via the coding sequence GTGCGCGACTACCTCGCGTTCCGGTGGCTTGCGCTGGTCGCGGTCGGCGGCGCTGTCGGGACTGCACTGCGGATGGCGGTGTCGGCGATCGTGCCGAGTGAGGGACCGTTTCCCATTTCGGTCATCGTGGTCAATCTCTCGGGCGCGTTCATTCTGGGCTGGCTCCTCGAAGCGCTCGCGCTACGAGGACAGGACACCATTGCTCGACGTGGGATTCGGCTCGGTGTCGGGACGGGTGTTCTCGGCGGCTACACCACGTACAGCGCTTTCGCGGTGGCCTCTGACGGGTTGATCGACACCGACAACCTCGCGGTCGGGCTCGTCATCGCCTTGCCGACGGTCATCGTGGGTGTCGTGCTGGCCTCGCTCGGGGCGGCGACCGCTCGAACGCTCCAACGAACGGGGCAGGGACGATGA
- a CDS encoding DUF1345 domain-containing protein encodes MYTDFAYFSFGLGMTYQVADTNVRTNAVRRIVLAQTLLVYLFGAVILATFINLVTGLG; translated from the coding sequence ATGTATACGGACTTCGCTTACTTCTCGTTCGGACTCGGCATGACCTATCAGGTGGCCGACACGAACGTGCGCACCAACGCGGTCCGCCGCATCGTGCTGGCGCAGACCCTTCTCGTGTACCTCTTCGGCGCGGTGATCCTGGCGACGTTCATCAACCTCGTCACCGGGTTGGGCTGA
- a CDS encoding aquaporin → MTGNVLAPDATSSATPTYGTRLAAEACGTFILVFGVVGAAILAADFDSGSNGLNIGFLGVALALGLSVVVGAAAFGQVSGAHFNPAVTAGLAVAGRFRWRDVAPYVVAQIAGGLAASCLVAGVAAGGPDSFLERARASGFASTGWGALSPGGFSWASAFLVEVVATCLFVWVILGVTASSALQRVAPFAIGLTLTLVALLAIPVSNGSFNPARSIATAVWGGEEALAQLWLSIAAPTLGAVIAGVSFRPLFETQNHGTKEAENDQK, encoded by the coding sequence ATGACCGGCAATGTGCTTGCCCCGGACGCCACATCTTCAGCCACGCCGACCTACGGAACACGGCTCGCGGCGGAGGCATGCGGCACGTTCATCCTCGTATTCGGGGTGGTCGGGGCGGCGATTCTCGCAGCCGACTTCGACTCCGGTTCGAACGGGCTGAACATCGGGTTCCTCGGTGTCGCGCTCGCGCTCGGCTTGAGCGTGGTCGTCGGCGCGGCAGCGTTCGGTCAGGTGTCCGGAGCACACTTCAACCCTGCTGTTACCGCTGGCTTGGCAGTCGCAGGACGATTTCGGTGGCGGGACGTGGCGCCATACGTGGTTGCTCAGATCGCTGGGGGACTCGCTGCGTCCTGCCTAGTGGCTGGCGTCGCGGCCGGCGGACCTGACAGCTTCCTCGAGAGGGCGCGCGCGAGCGGATTCGCCTCCACAGGTTGGGGCGCGTTGTCCCCAGGAGGCTTCAGTTGGGCGTCGGCGTTCCTCGTCGAGGTCGTCGCGACGTGCCTCTTCGTCTGGGTCATTCTCGGCGTCACGGCATCCTCCGCTCTTCAGAGGGTCGCCCCATTCGCAATCGGGCTGACGCTCACGCTCGTGGCTCTCCTCGCAATCCCCGTTTCGAACGGTTCATTCAATCCGGCGAGATCGATCGCGACGGCCGTGTGGGGTGGCGAAGAAGCTCTTGCGCAGCTCTGGCTCTCGATCGCCGCGCCAACGCTCGGCGCCGTCATCGCGGGAGTGAGCTTCCGACCGCTCTTCGAAACACAGAACCACGGAACGAAAGAAGCTGAAAATGACCAGAAATGA
- a CDS encoding SDR family NAD(P)-dependent oxidoreductase: MSVQRMTSPYDSRSTAFEVLEGVDLTGRHYVVTGGASGIGAESARALARAGGQVLIGTRDPTSAQALIDEVAAAPGRGSVQAAALDLTSPSSVAAFTRSVDGAVDALVANAGVMAIPTRQLTSVGWETQLATNYLGHFALALGLRDRLRAAEAGRVVVVSSSAHLRSPFDFDDPQFERRPYDRWTAYSQSKTADVLLATGIAERWGGDGIVANALMPGWITTRLQRHLDDETLRSMGAMDEEGNRIEQSFYKTPQQGASTTVLLAASPLVDGVTGRYFEDNQEAATVPDGAGRTNGVAAYAVDRSAAGRLWDLGSSALA, encoded by the coding sequence ATGTCAGTGCAGCGAATGACCAGTCCATACGACTCGAGAAGCACCGCATTCGAGGTTCTCGAAGGAGTGGATCTGACCGGTCGACACTATGTCGTCACGGGCGGGGCGTCGGGAATCGGTGCCGAGTCGGCTCGAGCTCTCGCTCGAGCAGGGGGTCAGGTGTTGATCGGCACCCGAGACCCTACGAGCGCGCAAGCCTTGATCGACGAGGTCGCCGCAGCGCCAGGGCGCGGGTCCGTTCAGGCGGCCGCCCTCGATCTCACGAGTCCGAGCTCCGTTGCCGCATTCACCCGCTCGGTCGACGGTGCAGTGGACGCGCTCGTGGCGAATGCCGGCGTGATGGCGATCCCGACCAGGCAGTTGACGTCCGTCGGATGGGAGACGCAGCTTGCGACGAACTACCTCGGCCACTTCGCGCTCGCACTCGGATTGCGCGACCGACTCCGTGCGGCCGAGGCGGGAAGAGTCGTCGTCGTGAGTTCCTCCGCGCACTTGCGCTCCCCGTTCGATTTCGACGATCCGCAGTTCGAACGCCGTCCGTACGACCGATGGACTGCGTACTCGCAATCCAAGACCGCGGATGTCCTGCTCGCCACCGGCATCGCCGAGAGGTGGGGCGGCGACGGGATCGTCGCCAACGCACTCATGCCGGGGTGGATCACGACGCGCCTCCAACGGCATCTGGATGACGAGACGCTGAGATCCATGGGCGCGATGGACGAGGAGGGCAACCGCATAGAGCAGTCGTTCTACAAGACACCGCAACAGGGAGCCTCCACGACAGTCCTGCTCGCCGCATCACCACTCGTCGACGGAGTCACCGGCCGGTACTTCGAGGACAACCAGGAAGCGGCCACCGTGCCCGATGGCGCAGGCCGCACGAATGGCGTTGCCGCGTATGCCGTCGACCGATCGGCCGCGGGACGTCTCTGGGATCTCGGTTCTTCGGCACTCGCCTGA